A single window of Mycobacterium sp. ITM-2016-00318 DNA harbors:
- a CDS encoding DUF2889 domain-containing protein codes for MPFVTDIAGPQLPVQAWPSLTAGVLRRTSTIDTHPAGTGSSNRTGGGQRAIVDLRACDVVGLEEGGAHVLGEVRVRAHLGERVIDEIAADPHDARLARLLGSRVGPGFRSAVTKLLPDEIARAGLLNLLLDDWVGAALVSGYSTQHEAITLGIEEKLPAGTADHMADICAGFAEDASLVPYAKRNGTIPSVHGPVAPPLDLAGIHTVEPLRPHGMRRFRRLDLRPENDFDAHFRDSHVDGDGVETIVHEYTVEGSVDTETRTIASVVATVRVLPWQECPGAIGSAARTQGMRLSQMRDRVRADFVGTSTCTHLNDTLRALADLDALLDLRAAR; via the coding sequence ATGCCATTCGTCACGGACATCGCGGGCCCGCAGCTGCCCGTTCAGGCGTGGCCGTCGCTGACCGCGGGCGTACTGCGCCGCACCAGCACCATCGACACCCATCCGGCCGGAACCGGTAGCTCCAACCGCACCGGAGGAGGACAGAGGGCAATCGTCGACCTGCGGGCCTGCGACGTCGTCGGCCTGGAGGAAGGCGGGGCCCACGTGCTCGGCGAGGTCCGGGTGCGTGCGCATCTCGGCGAGCGCGTCATCGACGAGATCGCCGCAGACCCGCACGACGCACGGCTGGCCCGACTACTCGGCAGCCGCGTCGGGCCGGGATTCCGCTCGGCGGTGACCAAGCTGCTGCCCGACGAGATTGCGCGGGCCGGGCTGCTCAACCTCCTGCTCGACGACTGGGTCGGCGCGGCGCTCGTCTCCGGCTATTCGACGCAGCACGAAGCGATCACGCTCGGTATCGAGGAGAAGCTGCCCGCAGGCACCGCCGACCACATGGCAGACATCTGCGCGGGCTTCGCCGAGGATGCCTCGCTCGTTCCCTATGCCAAACGCAACGGCACCATCCCGTCGGTGCACGGGCCGGTCGCCCCGCCGTTGGATCTCGCAGGCATCCACACCGTCGAACCGCTGCGCCCGCACGGTATGCGGCGGTTCCGCAGGCTCGACCTGCGGCCTGAAAACGATTTCGACGCCCACTTCCGCGACTCGCACGTCGACGGTGACGGCGTCGAGACGATCGTGCACGAGTACACGGTCGAGGGCTCGGTCGACACCGAGACGAGAACGATCGCCTCCGTCGTGGCGACTGTCCGGGTGCTGCCGTGGCAGGAATGCCCGGGCGCCATCGGCAGCGCGGCGCGGACACAGGGCATGAGGCTGTCGCAGATGCGAGACCGCGTTCGTGCAGATTTCGTCGGCACCAGCACCTGCACGCACCTCAACGACACACTGCGCGCGCTCGCCGATCTCGATGCGCTGCTTGACCTCCGGGCCGCGCGTTAG
- a CDS encoding crotonase/enoyl-CoA hydratase family protein produces the protein MPSFETLLYTTEAPVATITLNRPDDLNTIVPPRPDEVEAAVGLAERDPAIKVIVLRGAGRAFCAGYNFGGGFAHWDESMNTGGTWDPGKDFAFTTARATSPHQKFLAIWRSSKPVIAQVHGWCVGGGSDYALAADIVIASDDAVIGTPYSRMWGAYLSGMWLYRMSFAKVKWHSLTGEPLTGREAADVELVNESVPFERLEARVAEVAAMLSRIPLSQLQAQKLIVNQAYENMGLASTQTLGAVLDGLMRNTPEAKNFVDTATESVRSAVEQRDGPWADYSQAPQERRPDPTHVIEP, from the coding sequence ATGCCCAGCTTCGAGACCCTCCTGTACACGACGGAAGCGCCCGTCGCGACCATCACCCTCAATCGGCCGGACGACTTGAACACCATCGTCCCGCCGAGGCCCGATGAGGTGGAGGCGGCGGTCGGCCTCGCCGAACGCGATCCGGCGATCAAGGTCATCGTGCTGCGCGGGGCGGGCCGTGCGTTCTGTGCGGGCTACAACTTCGGCGGCGGCTTCGCGCACTGGGACGAGTCGATGAACACCGGCGGGACATGGGATCCGGGAAAGGATTTCGCGTTCACGACCGCGCGCGCCACCAGCCCGCACCAGAAGTTCCTGGCGATCTGGCGATCGTCCAAGCCTGTCATCGCCCAGGTGCACGGCTGGTGCGTCGGCGGCGGAAGCGACTACGCGCTGGCCGCCGACATCGTGATCGCCAGCGACGACGCCGTCATCGGCACACCGTACTCGCGGATGTGGGGCGCCTACCTGAGCGGGATGTGGCTGTACCGGATGAGCTTCGCGAAGGTGAAGTGGCATTCGCTGACCGGCGAACCCCTCACCGGCCGCGAGGCCGCCGACGTGGAGCTGGTCAACGAGTCGGTGCCGTTCGAACGGCTCGAGGCGCGTGTCGCCGAAGTGGCCGCGATGCTGAGCCGAATCCCGTTGTCGCAGTTGCAGGCACAGAAGCTGATCGTCAACCAAGCCTACGAGAACATGGGCCTGGCGTCGACGCAGACACTCGGCGCCGTTCTCGACGGGCTGATGCGCAACACTCCCGAGGCGAAGAATTTCGTCGACACCGCCACTGAGAGCGTGCGAAGCGCCGTCGAGCAGCGCGACGGTCCGTGGGCCGATTACAGCCAGGCGCCGCAGGAGCGGCGGCCCGACCCGACACACGTCATCGAGCCCTAA
- a CDS encoding NAD(P)H-binding protein has protein sequence MRIVIAGGHGQIALILERLLSARGDSVAGFIRNPAQAGDLADAGAEALVVDLEKASVDEVAGHLRGADAVVFAAGAGPGSGAARKDTVDRDAAILLADAAEAAGVERYVMVSAMAADPRATAEEQVFQVYLRAKGAADEAIRGRAGLKWTIVRPGALTNDAGTGRVTVAESTARGSVPREDVAAVLVAVLDEPRTAGRSFDLISGGTAVTEAVAALAR, from the coding sequence ATGCGCATAGTGATCGCAGGCGGACACGGACAGATCGCGTTGATCCTCGAGCGGCTGTTGTCGGCACGCGGCGACTCGGTCGCCGGTTTCATCAGGAACCCGGCCCAAGCAGGCGATCTGGCAGACGCCGGCGCCGAAGCGCTGGTCGTGGACCTCGAGAAGGCGTCGGTCGACGAGGTGGCCGGGCATTTGCGTGGCGCAGACGCCGTCGTCTTCGCCGCAGGCGCAGGCCCGGGCAGCGGAGCCGCGCGCAAGGACACCGTCGACCGCGACGCGGCGATCCTGCTGGCCGACGCGGCCGAAGCAGCGGGAGTCGAACGGTACGTGATGGTCTCCGCGATGGCCGCCGATCCCCGGGCCACCGCCGAGGAGCAGGTGTTTCAGGTGTATCTACGCGCGAAAGGTGCTGCGGACGAGGCGATTCGGGGCCGAGCCGGATTGAAATGGACCATCGTGCGACCGGGCGCGCTGACCAACGACGCCGGCACAGGTCGGGTGACGGTCGCCGAGTCGACGGCTCGTGGCAGCGTCCCCCGCGAAGACGTCGCGGCGGTTCTCGTCGCCGTGCTCGACGAGCCGCGCACCGCGGGCCGGAGCTTCGACCTCATCTCGGGCGGGACGGCGGTCACCGAAGCCGTCGCCGCGCTCGCCCGCTGA